The Flavobacterium piscisymbiosum genome includes a region encoding these proteins:
- the purL gene encoding phosphoribosylformylglycinamidine synthase produces MIHFFENQSKTVFAVQTQNEISAQDISKLNWLFANSNKIEKSALSDFFVGPRATMITPWSTNAVEITQNMGIPGIIRIEEFHPATEDFTDFDPMLSQKFNQLDQEIFTINVQPEPILEIDDIATYNKVEGLALSQEEVDYLDNLAVKLGRKLTDSEIFAFSQANSEHCRHKIFNGTFVIDGEEKETSLFKLIKKTSQENPNDIVSAYKDNVAFVKGPKVQQFAPKTADKPDYYEIKEFDSVLSLKAETHNFPTTVEPFNGAATGSGGEIRDRLAGGQGSLPLAGTAVYMTSYSRLKSFDSAQDDRTWENAMEERKWLYQTPMDILIKASNGASDFGNKFGQPLITGSVLTFEHSENDRKIGYDKVIMQAGGIGYGKLDQAIKKKPQEGDKIVILGGENYRIGMGGAAVSSADTGAFGSGIELNAIQRSNPEMQKRAANAIRGLVESDHNPIVSIHDHGAGGHLNCLSELVEETGGLIDLDKLPVGDPTLSAKEIIGNESQERMGLVIGQKDIDILQRIADRERSPMYQVGDVTGDHRFTFESKSNGSKPMDYALEDFFGSSPKTVMNDKTIDRKYAGVSYEKADFEKYLQDVLRLEAVASKDWLTNKVDRCVGGKVAKQQNAGPLQLPLNNVGVMALDYLGKEGIATSIGHAPIAALIDPVAGSRNAIAESLSNIVWAPIKDGLKGISLSANWMWACKNEGEDARLYAAVEGCSDFAIELGINIPTGKDSLSMKQKYPNDEVIAPGTVIISAGGNCTDIRKVVEPVLQKNGDSIYYINLSQDDFKLGGSSFAQIRNTIGDETSTIKDASFFKNAFNTIQELIGESQILAGHDIGSGGLITTLLELCFADVNLGAKIDFSAFAEKDLLKILFAENIGIVFQAKSDAAVEAKLKANNIEFFKIGSVQSTATLEFGEYKLDIPTYRDIWFETSYLLDQKQSKNGRAQARFENYKNQVLQYTFPAHFTGKKPVISSGVERPKAAIIREKGSNSEREMANAMYLAGFDVKDVHMTDLISGRETLEDIQFIGAVGGFSNSDVLGSAKGWAGAFLYNEKAKTALDKFFKREDTLSVGICNGCQLFMELEVINPEHEVHGKMLHNESNKHESIFTSVKVQENNSVMLSSLAGSTLGVWVSHGEGKFNLPLAEENYNIVSKYAYEGYPANPNGSDYNTAMMCDKTGRHLVMMPHIERSTFQWNWAHYPKDRNDEVSPWHEAFVNARKWIEKI; encoded by the coding sequence ATGATCCATTTCTTTGAAAACCAAAGCAAAACTGTTTTTGCCGTACAAACGCAAAACGAAATTTCGGCTCAAGACATTTCAAAACTAAACTGGCTTTTTGCCAACTCTAATAAGATCGAAAAATCCGCGCTGTCGGATTTTTTTGTTGGTCCCCGCGCCACTATGATCACACCTTGGAGTACAAATGCTGTAGAAATTACTCAAAATATGGGTATTCCGGGCATCATCAGAATCGAAGAATTTCATCCGGCAACGGAAGATTTCACTGATTTTGATCCAATGCTTTCACAAAAATTCAATCAATTAGATCAGGAGATTTTCACTATCAACGTTCAACCGGAACCGATATTGGAAATCGATGATATTGCAACATACAATAAAGTAGAAGGTTTGGCTTTAAGCCAGGAGGAAGTAGATTATTTAGATAATCTTGCTGTAAAACTTGGAAGAAAACTTACTGATTCTGAGATTTTTGCTTTCTCACAAGCGAATTCAGAACACTGTCGTCACAAAATTTTCAACGGAACTTTTGTAATTGACGGTGAAGAAAAAGAAACTTCTCTTTTTAAATTAATCAAAAAAACATCACAGGAAAATCCTAACGATATCGTGTCTGCTTACAAAGACAACGTTGCTTTTGTAAAAGGACCAAAAGTGCAGCAGTTTGCACCAAAAACAGCTGACAAACCAGATTATTACGAGATAAAAGAATTTGATTCGGTTTTATCTTTAAAAGCAGAAACACACAATTTTCCAACAACTGTAGAGCCTTTCAACGGAGCTGCAACAGGTTCTGGAGGAGAAATTCGTGACCGTTTAGCTGGAGGACAAGGTTCTTTGCCATTGGCAGGAACTGCAGTTTACATGACTTCTTATTCTCGTTTGAAATCCTTCGACTCCGCTCAGGATGACAGGACTTGGGAAAATGCAATGGAAGAAAGAAAATGGTTGTACCAAACTCCAATGGATATTTTGATCAAAGCTTCAAACGGAGCTTCTGATTTTGGAAATAAATTCGGGCAACCGCTTATTACAGGTTCGGTTTTGACTTTCGAACATTCAGAAAACGACCGTAAAATTGGTTACGATAAAGTAATCATGCAAGCGGGAGGAATTGGATATGGAAAACTGGATCAGGCAATTAAAAAGAAACCTCAAGAAGGTGATAAAATTGTAATTCTTGGTGGAGAAAATTATAGAATCGGGATGGGCGGTGCTGCGGTATCCTCTGCAGATACTGGAGCTTTTGGTTCAGGAATTGAGTTAAATGCAATCCAACGTTCGAACCCTGAAATGCAAAAACGTGCTGCTAACGCCATTCGCGGTTTGGTAGAAAGCGATCACAACCCAATTGTTTCTATTCACGATCACGGAGCTGGAGGACACTTAAACTGTCTTTCTGAACTAGTGGAAGAAACTGGTGGATTAATCGATTTGGATAAATTGCCGGTTGGAGATCCTACACTTTCTGCGAAAGAAATTATTGGTAACGAATCTCAGGAAAGAATGGGATTGGTTATTGGTCAAAAAGATATTGATATTTTGCAAAGAATCGCTGACAGAGAGCGTTCGCCAATGTATCAGGTTGGAGATGTAACGGGAGATCACCGTTTTACTTTCGAATCAAAATCAAATGGTTCAAAACCGATGGATTATGCTTTAGAAGATTTCTTTGGAAGTTCTCCTAAAACGGTTATGAACGACAAAACTATCGACAGAAAATATGCTGGTGTTTCTTATGAGAAGGCAGATTTCGAAAAATATTTACAAGATGTTTTACGTCTTGAAGCTGTTGCCTCAAAAGACTGGTTGACGAATAAAGTGGACCGTTGTGTGGGTGGAAAAGTAGCAAAACAACAAAATGCAGGACCTTTGCAATTGCCTTTGAATAATGTTGGAGTTATGGCTCTGGATTATTTAGGTAAAGAAGGAATCGCAACTTCTATTGGCCATGCTCCTATTGCGGCTTTGATTGATCCTGTTGCAGGAAGCAGAAATGCTATCGCAGAATCGTTATCAAACATTGTTTGGGCACCAATTAAAGATGGTTTAAAAGGAATTTCACTTTCTGCAAACTGGATGTGGGCTTGTAAAAACGAAGGTGAAGACGCTCGTTTATATGCTGCTGTTGAAGGTTGTTCTGACTTTGCAATCGAATTGGGAATCAATATTCCGACAGGAAAAGATTCACTTTCGATGAAACAAAAATATCCAAATGACGAAGTAATCGCACCGGGAACGGTTATTATTTCGGCTGGTGGAAACTGTACCGATATTAGAAAAGTAGTTGAACCTGTTTTACAGAAAAACGGAGATTCTATTTATTATATCAATTTGTCTCAGGATGATTTCAAATTAGGAGGTTCTTCTTTTGCACAAATCAGAAACACGATTGGAGACGAGACTTCTACTATAAAAGACGCTTCTTTCTTCAAAAATGCTTTTAACACGATTCAGGAATTAATCGGCGAAAGCCAAATTTTAGCAGGTCACGATATCGGAAGCGGCGGTTTAATCACAACTTTATTAGAATTGTGTTTTGCTGATGTAAATCTTGGAGCAAAAATTGATTTTAGCGCTTTCGCGGAAAAAGACTTATTGAAAATCCTTTTCGCGGAAAACATCGGAATCGTTTTCCAGGCAAAATCTGATGCAGCTGTTGAAGCTAAATTGAAAGCGAACAATATCGAATTCTTCAAAATTGGTTCAGTTCAAAGTACTGCAACTTTAGAATTTGGAGAATATAAATTAGATATTCCGACTTACAGAGATATTTGGTTTGAAACTTCTTATTTATTAGATCAAAAACAATCTAAAAACGGAAGAGCTCAGGCACGTTTCGAAAACTATAAAAATCAGGTTTTACAATATACTTTCCCGGCACATTTCACTGGTAAAAAGCCTGTCATCTCGAGCGGAGTCGAGAGGCCAAAAGCGGCTATTATTCGTGAAAAAGGAAGTAATTCTGAACGCGAAATGGCAAATGCGATGTACTTAGCAGGTTTTGATGTAAAAGACGTTCACATGACCGATTTAATTTCGGGTCGTGAAACTCTTGAAGATATTCAATTTATTGGTGCTGTTGGAGGATTCTCTAACTCAGACGTTTTAGGTTCTGCTAAAGGTTGGGCCGGAGCTTTCTTATACAACGAAAAAGCAAAAACGGCTTTGGATAAATTCTTTAAAAGAGAAGATACTTTATCTGTTGGAATCTGTAACGGTTGTCAGTTGTTTATGGAATTGGAAGTTATTAATCCGGAGCATGAAGTTCACGGAAAAATGCTTCATAACGAAAGTAACAAACACGAAAGTATTTTCACTTCTGTAAAAGTTCAGGAGAATAATTCGGTTATGTTATCTAGTTTAGCCGGAAGTACTTTGGGAGTTTGGGTTTCTCACGGAGAAGGAAAATTCAATTTACCTCTTGCCGAAGAAAACTATAATATTGTTTCTAAATACGCTTACGAGGGTTATCCTGCAAATCCTAATGGATCTGATTATAACACGGCAATGATGTGTGATAAAACCGGAAGACATTTGGTAATGATGCCTCATATTGAGCGTTCTACTTTCCAATGGAACTGGGCGCACTATCCAAAAGACAGAAACGACGAGGTTTCGCCTTGGCATGAAGCTTTTGTTAATGCAAGAAAATGGATTGAGAAAATCTAA
- the hypE gene encoding hydrogenase expression/formation protein HypE: MNKKSEVIHLHHGSGGEHMTKLLNEVIFKILKNDILEVRHDGAFLNMQGNLAFSTDSYVVSPVFFKGGNIGELAVNGTVNDLSMCGAIPKYLSLALIIEEGFGLDEFIQIIKSIKEAADKANVQIVTGDTKVVERGKGDQIYINTSGIGVVHEKANIKTQNIQENDVIIINGPIASHGMAIMSEREGLEFESDILSDTTNLNYIVLDLIEKFGDKIHFLRDATRGGLASVLHEIATEINFGISLFEEDIKVENQVKSACELLGLDPLYVANEGIFVCITTPEIKDEVLTILQKVNSNASVIGFVTDEHPSKIIIESTFGGKRVVNPLVGEQLPRIC, encoded by the coding sequence ATGAACAAAAAATCTGAAGTGATTCATTTACATCACGGTAGTGGTGGTGAACATATGACTAAATTGCTTAATGAAGTAATTTTTAAGATCTTAAAAAATGATATTTTAGAAGTTCGACATGATGGTGCATTTTTAAATATGCAAGGAAATTTGGCTTTCTCCACAGACAGTTATGTGGTTTCTCCTGTATTTTTTAAAGGAGGTAATATTGGTGAACTTGCTGTAAATGGTACTGTAAACGATCTTTCGATGTGCGGAGCGATTCCAAAATATCTTTCATTGGCTTTGATTATAGAAGAAGGTTTTGGTCTGGATGAATTTATTCAGATTATCAAATCGATTAAAGAAGCGGCTGATAAAGCCAATGTTCAAATTGTTACCGGTGATACCAAAGTGGTCGAAAGAGGAAAAGGTGATCAAATTTATATTAATACTTCCGGAATTGGTGTTGTTCATGAAAAGGCCAATATTAAAACTCAGAATATTCAGGAAAACGATGTTATTATCATCAACGGACCAATAGCTTCCCACGGAATGGCTATCATGTCAGAACGTGAAGGATTAGAGTTTGAAAGCGATATTCTAAGTGATACAACCAATCTCAATTACATAGTTTTAGATTTAATAGAAAAATTTGGTGATAAAATCCATTTTTTGAGAGACGCAACCCGTGGCGGACTAGCTTCGGTTTTACATGAAATAGCAACCGAAATCAATTTTGGAATTTCACTTTTTGAAGAAGATATAAAAGTAGAAAATCAGGTAAAAAGTGCTTGCGAATTATTGGGTTTAGATCCGTTGTATGTGGCCAACGAAGGAATTTTTGTTTGCATTACAACTCCTGAAATTAAAGATGAGGTTCTAACAATTTTACAAAAAGTAAACTCAAACGCTTCGGTGATTGGTTTTGTTACAGATGAACATCCATCAAAAATAATTATCGAAAGTACTTTTGGAGGTAAAAGAGTAGTAAATCCTTTAGTAGGAGAACAGTTGCCGAGAATTTGTTGA
- a CDS encoding HypC/HybG/HupF family hydrogenase formation chaperone, translated as MCLAIPGRLEKVTIELDETFRIGNVSFEGIIKEVNLALVPEAKVGDYLLVHVGAAIGIIDEDEAKKTMEVLKQMGEEI; from the coding sequence ATGTGTTTAGCAATTCCCGGAAGACTTGAAAAAGTGACAATAGAATTGGATGAAACTTTCAGAATTGGAAATGTTTCTTTTGAAGGTATTATAAAAGAAGTCAATTTGGCGCTGGTTCCTGAGGCTAAAGTTGGCGATTATCTTTTGGTTCACGTAGGTGCAGCCATTGGGATCATTGACGAAGATGAAGCCAAAAAGACTATGGAGGTTTTAAAACAAATGGGCGAGGAAATTTAA
- the hypB gene encoding hydrogenase nickel incorporation protein HypB encodes MCTTCGCSSDENEIRFTKIGDTKHSHSHSGHCHHHDHDHHNHEDHHHEHHHDHNHDHDDHDHQHSHNHSHSHSHEINIIQLEKDILYKNQLTAERNRGFFEALNIFSVNLVSSPGSGKTSLLERTIADLKDKIAFSVIEGDQQTTNDADRIHKLNVPVIQINTGKGCHLDSEMIARAVKELKPVSDSVLMIENVGNLVCPAMFDLGELKRIVIISVTEGEDKPLKYPDMFSGSQICIINKIDLLPYLKFDLQKLKEYAKKVNPHLTFFEVSATSGEGLQAWYDYLAQSIKQ; translated from the coding sequence ATGTGTACCACTTGCGGCTGCAGTTCTGATGAAAACGAAATAAGATTTACCAAAATAGGGGATACTAAACATTCCCACTCTCATTCAGGGCATTGCCATCATCACGATCACGATCATCATAATCATGAAGATCATCACCATGAGCACCATCACGATCATAATCACGACCATGATGACCACGATCATCAACATAGCCATAATCACTCTCACAGTCATTCTCACGAAATAAATATCATACAGCTCGAGAAAGATATCTTGTATAAAAATCAGTTAACAGCAGAAAGAAACAGAGGTTTTTTTGAGGCTTTGAATATTTTCTCTGTCAATTTAGTGAGTTCACCCGGTTCGGGAAAAACTTCTTTGTTAGAACGAACCATTGCAGATTTGAAAGATAAAATCGCTTTTTCAGTAATCGAAGGCGATCAGCAAACAACAAATGACGCTGACAGAATTCATAAATTAAATGTTCCTGTAATCCAGATTAATACCGGAAAAGGATGTCATCTGGACAGCGAAATGATTGCGAGAGCAGTAAAAGAACTTAAACCTGTTTCTGATTCTGTTTTAATGATCGAAAATGTGGGGAATTTGGTTTGTCCTGCCATGTTTGATTTAGGCGAATTAAAACGAATTGTGATCATCTCAGTTACTGAAGGTGAAGATAAACCACTTAAATATCCGGATATGTTCTCGGGATCTCAAATTTGTATTATCAACAAAATTGACTTGCTGCCGTACTTGAAATTTGATTTACAAAAACTAAAAGAGTACGCGAAAAAAGTAAATCCGCATTTGACCTTTTTTGAAGTTTCTGCAACTTCGGGGGAAGGTTTACAAGCCTGGTACGATTATTTGGCACAATCTATAAAACAATAA
- a CDS encoding hydrogenase maturation nickel metallochaperone HypA — MHELSVVTSIVKIVQQEVHKINGKKALELYLEIGKLSGVEMDSFYFIWPQCINGTVLSDTKLFIEEPVGKARCAECETEFYIDKSFDSCPNCDSPFKEIIAGKELKIKKIIIK, encoded by the coding sequence ATGCACGAGCTTTCTGTAGTTACTTCAATTGTGAAAATTGTTCAACAAGAAGTACATAAAATCAACGGCAAAAAAGCCCTGGAACTTTATTTAGAAATTGGAAAATTATCCGGAGTAGAAATGGATTCCTTTTATTTTATCTGGCCACAATGTATAAACGGAACCGTTTTAAGTGATACAAAATTATTTATCGAAGAGCCTGTAGGAAAAGCCAGATGTGCAGAATGCGAAACTGAATTTTATATTGATAAAAGTTTCGACAGCTGCCCCAATTGCGATAGTCCTTTTAAAGAAATTATTGCAGGCAAAGAATTAAAAATCAAAAAAATAATCATTAAATAA
- a CDS encoding hydrogenase small subunit yields the protein MEDKNKVYETYYNSIERQGYNRRDFLKFVAYIGAYMGVQSSAIGQITKALENTPRLPVIWEHFQECTCCSESFIRSDHPIVADIILDKISLDYTLTLMAASGHQAEAAKKATMDKYKGEYILCVEGSIPMGADGNYCCIGGRSAIEILKESAAGAKAIIAWGSCATSGCIQAAKPNPTGAVPIHKIITDKPIINVPGCPPIGEVMAGIIVHIVAFGKFPELDSAGRPKAFYSKRVHDSCYRRPYFDAGLFAENFDDENAKKGYCLYKVGCKGPSTYNACGNMKWNGGVSYPIQSGHGCIGCSANDFWDAGSFYSRDSSISPGNIEANADTLGKIALGGVAAGIGVHAVLSNISKKDELNHRISQGTENEKHLEDL from the coding sequence ATGGAGGATAAAAACAAAGTCTATGAAACCTATTATAACAGTATCGAAAGACAAGGTTATAACAGGAGGGATTTTTTAAAATTTGTTGCTTACATAGGCGCCTACATGGGGGTTCAGAGTTCCGCAATTGGTCAAATTACTAAAGCTTTAGAGAATACTCCCCGACTGCCTGTTATTTGGGAACATTTTCAGGAATGTACTTGTTGTAGCGAATCCTTTATACGTTCTGATCATCCTATTGTTGCGGATATTATTTTAGACAAAATCTCATTAGATTATACTTTGACTCTTATGGCAGCTTCCGGTCACCAGGCCGAAGCCGCTAAAAAAGCTACAATGGACAAATACAAAGGAGAATACATTCTTTGTGTTGAAGGTTCTATACCAATGGGTGCCGATGGAAATTATTGCTGTATTGGTGGAAGAAGTGCTATAGAAATTCTTAAAGAATCAGCGGCAGGAGCCAAAGCTATTATCGCTTGGGGAAGCTGTGCTACATCTGGTTGTATACAGGCTGCGAAACCAAATCCTACAGGTGCAGTGCCAATTCATAAAATTATTACTGATAAACCTATTATAAATGTTCCGGGCTGTCCGCCAATTGGCGAAGTTATGGCTGGAATTATTGTGCATATCGTCGCTTTCGGAAAATTCCCTGAATTAGACAGTGCCGGTCGTCCTAAAGCTTTTTATTCTAAAAGAGTTCATGACAGCTGTTACCGCAGACCTTATTTTGATGCGGGATTATTCGCAGAAAACTTCGATGATGAAAATGCCAAAAAAGGATATTGTTTGTATAAAGTAGGCTGTAAAGGGCCAAGTACTTATAATGCCTGTGGTAACATGAAATGGAATGGCGGTGTAAGTTATCCTATTCAGTCCGGACATGGCTGTATTGGCTGTAGTGCCAATGATTTTTGGGATGCAGGAAGTTTTTATTCCAGAGATTCTTCGATAAGTCCGGGTAATATCGAAGCAAATGCAGATACTTTGGGTAAAATCGCTCTTGGCGGAGTTGCTGCAGGTATTGGAGTGCATGCTGTTCTTTCGAATATATCTAAAAAAGACGAACTCAACCACAGAATAAGCCAGGGAACTGAAAACGAAAAACATTTAGAAGATTTATAA
- a CDS encoding nickel-dependent hydrogenase large subunit, protein MAERIVVDPITRIEGHLRAEVEISDGTIQEAFLSSTMVRGLENIVKDRNPKDVWAFVQRTCGVCTSTHATASIRAVEDALGIVVPPNAEIVRNIMLGALYLHDHVVHFYHLHAFDWVDVISGLNADPVKTSQLAQSISNWPKSSPGYFSDLQKRLKKFVASGQLGIFANGYWGHPQMKLPPEANLMATAHYLEALEWQKEIVKVHAIFGGKNPHPNFLVGGMACSINLDDASGLNAERLAHVRQLLEEGKRFVEQVYIPDVLTIASYYKDWGAIGGFHNFMTFGDFPTQGYNNTNMNTFKFPSGVILNKDLTKVHDLDLRDLKTVEEYVNNSWYDYEGDGNAGKHPWSGETKINYTGPKPPYTHLNVDEKYSFIKTPRWKGHAMEVGPLARMLVGYASGREEFKEIIDAALSKLQVPAGALFSTLGRTAARALESQLVANWNLEFFDNLIENIKKGDTKMANTEKWETSTWPKESQGVGLVEAPRGALSHWIVIKDAKVANYQQVVPSTWNASPRDPKGQRSPYESSLLKTPVANPELPLEIIRTIHSFDPCIACAVHLYDEKGDIIKEVNDISICTI, encoded by the coding sequence ATGGCAGAGAGAATAGTTGTTGACCCAATTACCAGAATAGAAGGACATTTAAGAGCCGAAGTAGAAATCTCAGATGGTACGATACAAGAAGCTTTTTTATCCTCGACGATGGTGAGAGGTTTAGAAAACATTGTAAAAGACAGGAATCCTAAAGATGTTTGGGCTTTTGTGCAAAGAACTTGTGGCGTTTGTACTTCGACTCACGCTACAGCATCTATTAGAGCTGTAGAAGATGCATTGGGAATTGTTGTTCCGCCAAATGCTGAAATTGTTAGAAATATTATGTTGGGTGCTTTGTACCTGCACGATCACGTAGTTCATTTTTATCATTTACATGCTTTTGACTGGGTTGATGTTATAAGCGGTTTAAATGCAGATCCTGTAAAAACGTCTCAATTGGCACAATCGATCTCGAACTGGCCAAAAAGTTCACCAGGTTACTTTTCAGACTTACAGAAAAGATTGAAAAAATTTGTAGCCAGTGGTCAATTAGGAATTTTTGCCAATGGTTATTGGGGACATCCACAAATGAAATTGCCGCCCGAAGCGAACTTAATGGCTACGGCTCATTATCTGGAAGCGCTGGAATGGCAAAAAGAAATCGTAAAAGTTCATGCAATTTTTGGAGGTAAAAATCCGCATCCTAACTTTTTGGTTGGCGGAATGGCGTGCTCTATAAACCTGGATGACGCAAGCGGATTAAATGCTGAACGTTTGGCCCATGTAAGACAACTTCTGGAAGAAGGAAAACGTTTTGTAGAACAGGTTTATATTCCGGATGTTCTTACTATTGCAAGTTATTATAAAGATTGGGGCGCCATTGGAGGTTTTCATAATTTTATGACTTTTGGTGATTTCCCAACACAGGGTTATAATAATACCAACATGAATACTTTCAAATTTCCGTCGGGGGTAATTTTGAATAAAGATTTAACAAAAGTTCATGATTTAGATCTAAGAGATTTAAAAACCGTAGAAGAATATGTGAACAATTCATGGTACGATTATGAAGGAGATGGAAATGCAGGAAAGCATCCGTGGAGCGGAGAAACTAAAATAAACTATACAGGACCAAAACCGCCTTATACGCATTTGAATGTGGATGAAAAATACAGTTTTATCAAAACACCAAGATGGAAAGGTCATGCTATGGAAGTTGGCCCGCTGGCAAGAATGCTCGTAGGATATGCATCAGGGAGAGAAGAATTCAAAGAAATAATTGATGCAGCTTTATCTAAGTTACAAGTTCCTGCAGGAGCTTTATTCTCAACCTTAGGAAGAACAGCTGCAAGAGCTCTGGAATCGCAATTGGTTGCGAATTGGAACCTTGAATTTTTCGATAATCTAATTGAAAACATTAAAAAAGGAGATACCAAAATGGCCAATACAGAAAAATGGGAAACCTCAACCTGGCCAAAAGAATCACAAGGTGTTGGTCTTGTGGAAGCACCAAGAGGAGCTTTAAGCCATTGGATCGTGATAAAAGATGCCAAAGTAGCGAACTATCAACAAGTAGTTCCTTCGACATGGAATGCTTCTCCAAGAGATCCGAAAGGACAAAGATCTCCTTATGAAAGCAGTTTACTAAAAACACCAGTCGCGAATCCGGAATTACCATTAGAAATTATCAGAACCATACATTCATTTGATCCGTGTATTGCTTGCGCAGTGCATTTATACGATGAGAAAGGCGATATCATTAAAGAAGTAAACGACATTTCTATTTGCACTATTTAA
- the cybH gene encoding Ni/Fe-hydrogenase, b-type cytochrome subunit: MSTKTNDYKRAYIWQLPIRIFHWVNAWAITGLVITGFIIGNPPGIISTKEATGQFWFGYIREIHFMCAYLLVAVMILRVYFAFKGNKYANWRVFFPFKKEGFKRMWHVIKFDIFLQNEHTNGSPSGAVGHNSVAAASYLVMFVMGLIMIGTGFAMYAPTSTWFFPKMFGWVTNLVGGDFNVRTIHHFTTWTFILFAIVHIYLVFFHDWLEGLGETSAMVSGYKFVRTERIKKDKDDETKESVTTAIANKDSV, translated from the coding sequence ATGTCTACAAAAACTAATGACTATAAAAGAGCTTATATCTGGCAATTACCTATTCGAATTTTTCATTGGGTAAATGCCTGGGCGATCACAGGATTGGTTATAACAGGATTTATTATTGGTAATCCGCCGGGAATTATTTCTACCAAAGAAGCAACAGGTCAGTTTTGGTTTGGATACATTCGTGAAATTCATTTTATGTGCGCTTATCTTTTGGTAGCCGTGATGATTTTGAGAGTTTATTTTGCTTTTAAAGGAAATAAATATGCCAATTGGCGCGTCTTTTTTCCATTCAAAAAAGAAGGTTTCAAAAGGATGTGGCACGTTATTAAATTTGATATTTTTTTACAAAACGAACATACCAACGGTTCTCCTTCCGGCGCTGTAGGTCATAATAGCGTAGCGGCAGCCTCCTATTTAGTAATGTTCGTTATGGGACTTATTATGATTGGGACAGGATTTGCCATGTATGCTCCTACTTCGACCTGGTTTTTTCCTAAAATGTTTGGTTGGGTGACCAATTTGGTTGGAGGAGATTTTAATGTGAGAACCATTCATCATTTCACCACATGGACTTTTATTTTGTTTGCCATTGTTCATATCTATTTGGTATTCTTCCATGACTGGCTCGAAGGTTTGGGCGAAACATCTGCTATGGTAAGCGGTTATAAATTTGTTCGAACCGAAAGAATTAAAAAAGATAAAGATGATGAAACAAAAGAATCTGTTACAACAGCAATAGCAAATAAAGATTCAGTTTAA
- a CDS encoding HyaD/HybD family hydrogenase maturation endopeptidase: MMQEEIITRKLDAFHSDGNEVLVLGIGNYLMGDEGVGVHFINRLDKTLFPEDTSFIDGGTGGFTLIPYIENHKKVIIVDATMDGKEEGTITLLKPRFSDDFPISLSGHNFGLKDMVEILSMLDTMPEIYLYTITILKMEPMSMKLSPKVDAAIEKVTAQIIQQIENFKINT; encoded by the coding sequence ATGATGCAAGAAGAAATTATTACAAGAAAACTAGATGCTTTTCATTCTGATGGAAATGAAGTTTTAGTATTGGGAATTGGTAATTATTTGATGGGTGATGAAGGTGTTGGCGTACATTTTATAAACAGACTCGATAAAACCTTATTTCCTGAAGACACCTCTTTTATTGATGGCGGAACAGGTGGTTTTACCCTAATACCCTATATCGAAAATCATAAAAAAGTAATTATTGTTGATGCCACGATGGATGGTAAGGAAGAAGGAACAATTACACTCTTGAAACCTCGTTTTTCTGATGATTTCCCTATTTCGCTAAGCGGACATAATTTTGGCCTAAAAGATATGGTCGAAATCTTATCGATGCTGGATACGATGCCGGAAATTTATTTATACACGATCACCATTCTAAAAATGGAACCGATGTCTATGAAGCTTTCTCCAAAGGTAGATGCCGCAATAGAAAAAGTGACAGCACAGATTATCCAACAAATAGAAAATTTTAAAATTAATACTTAG